TCCTGCTCAGTCACCACGTACTCTCTAAACTCCTCTGTAGCGACTTCGTAGGCCCAGTTCCTGAAAGCGCCCTCCGTGTATTTCATTATATTGCCCTTATGCATGATGGTGACGGGGCCCCTCCCGTTCTCTATCGCGTACCTCATCGCCTTCCTCATGAGCCTCTTGGTTCCGAATATGGAGATGGGCTTTATCCCTATACCGGCATCGCGCCTTATCTCCACGCCCAGCTCTTCCTTCAAGAAGTTCCTGAGCTTCTCGGCCTCTGGACTGTCGTAAGTCCACTCTATACCGGCATAAAGGTCCTCGGTGTTCTCCCTGAATATCACAAAGTCCACCTTATCCGCATGGCAGTGAGGGGCGGGCTGGCCGAAGTACTGGACCGGCCTTATGTTGGCGTATAGGTCCAGTTTTTTCCTCAGGGCTACATTCAGGCTCCTGAAACCGGTGCCCACGGGGGTCGTCAGGGGACCCTTGAGGGCTAGGACAGTGTACCTTATCGCTAGCACCGTATCTTCGGGCAGTAATTCGCCATAGAGCTCCATGGCCTTCTCTCCGGCGTAAGCCTCCCACCAGACTATCCTCCTCTTACCCCCGTAAGCCTTCTCTATAGCCGCATCCATCACGGCTCGGGCTTGACTCACGATCTGGGGACCTATGCCATCGCCCTCTATATACACGATAATTGGCTCATCGGGGACGACCAGCTTGCCGTTCTTAACCGTTACCTTCTCGCCCTCCTCGGGCAGCCTGAGCTTCTTGAACTCAGGGGGGCTTTCGAGTATATCCACCAAGGGAGTCACCTCCGTGGGGGCCCGACGGCTCAGCTTAAAAGTTTGGACGCTTAGATAGTTGAACGGACGATCGACCAATAGAAGTTTTGGCGAGCTCTCTAATGAAAGAGGGGTGAGGGATTATCAGAAGACGAAGCTCTCCGTTTCCAAGGATCTTCCAACCACTTCTAGCTTGTTGGTGGGTATCTTCTCCCCGCCGTACAGATCGGCGTAAGTCTCCCCGTATAGGAGAGCCGCAGCGATCCTGCCGATCGCATCTCCCTTGAGGATCCCGCTTCCACTAGCTCCAGTAGCCACGACCATGTTTGATCTCCTGAAAACCACAGGATTGTGATCGACGGAGTTCAGCATATACAGGCCGGCCCACATATTGTCCACCCTGGCTCCCTCTAACTGCGGGAAGTACTTCACCATTATCGGGTAGATGTTATCGTAGTAGTAGTTCTCCTCGGGCTCCTCGTCTGGGGCGAAGGGCCTTATCTCGTCCGAAAAACCGAACCAGAAGGTTCCATCCCTCCTATCAGCCCTTATGTAGTGACCGGTCGGGAGGAAGGTGAATGGGAGTATGCCCTCCTCGTTGAACCCCTTCGTGTTCAGAAGAGCCTTCTGGGCTTCAGTCCTGGGCCTGAAGGTGAATATCTGCCTCTTCTTCGGCTTGGAAATGCAGTCTATGCCTAGGGGATCGAGCAGGAGGTGGGTCCATCCGCCTGCAGCTATCACGAGCTTCTTCGCGGTCATTATCCCCTTGTTCGTCTCCACGCCGGCGAACCTCACCTTCTGCCAGGCTCTAGGCTCCCTAGGGATGCCGAGCTTGATCTCGGGCTCTACTATTATCCTCTCCACCTTAGTGTTGAATTGGAAGTTCCCTCCCATCTCTCTGATTTTGTCTCTGTAGTAGTAGGCAAGCTTGTCAGCGTCTATGTAGCCGCATTTGACACCGAACAGCCCGTAGTCTACGTTCTTCACCCCTAGGATCTCGGCCTCCTCATCCCCGTCGAACTCGTAGTTCATCTCGAGTACCTTCTTCAGTTCAGCCCTCCGGTAGATCTTCAGGGTCCCCTTCTTCTCCAGCGCGTGGGCTACGTCGGCTATCTCCTCGAACTGCTCCTTGCTCCTCAATATGAGGTAGCCCACTAGCTCCATCCCCAAGTCGTAATCCTCCTCCCTCTGGACATAGAGGTAGAAGTCGACGGATGTGTCGGATAGGAGCCTGTTGGTTGAGGAGGTAAAGAGTCCAGCCCTGAAGCCGGCAGCGCTCTTTGCTGTAGCTCCCTGACCCACATCTCCCATCCTATCGACGATGAGTACGTTAACCTCGGGATCCCTACTCAAAACGTGATAAGCGGTAGCCAGTCCCAAGATACCGGCTCCCACAACGAGCACATCGGCCTCCAAGGAGCTTCACCCTGTTCTCACGAAGGAAAAAATGAAAAAGTTATCCTGATTTGGTGAAACGGTGTTACCATTGGTTGTGAGAGAGAGCTTCCCCCTCCTCCCAAGCTGGACCCCCGTAGTCATGTATTCGATCCTCGTACCATTTGCGCTAATCTTCCTGTACGGCCTCTGGAGGATCTCGAGGAAATTCGAGCTGGTCAGGGCGTTGAAGGAGCTTGACCTTAGAAAGCTGCGGAGGGGTCTGATAAGGATCTTATCTCAGAAGAGAGTTCTGGAGAGGGGTAGAGGTTTTTTTCACGCGCTCCTCTTCGCGGGCACCCTTGTCCTGTTTCTAGGCACACTCACGGTGTTCCTCGAGACGGATATCCTCGAGCACCTCGGTGTCAGAATACTCTTCGACGGGACCTACTCAGCCTTCGAGCTGATAATGGACAGTTTCGGCATCCTCTTCCTAATTGGAGCCCTTTCATTCTTTCCCACCAGGGATAGAGAGGGTAAGGTCCTCCTGTTGGGGCTCCTCTATATAGGGGTGACGGGTTTCTTCCTAGAATCAACTAGGATCTACGCTCAACCTAACGCTGCCAGCCATTATTCGCTCGTGGGCTCCCTGCTCTCCGGAACGGTTGGTCCCCTCATCCCCCCCTCCTACACGGGCCTGTGGTGGAGTCACGCCCTCCTAGCTTTCTCGATGGTAGCCTATCTGCCCTACAGTAACCTGCTCCACTCCCTCACCGCCCTCCTCACCTCCTCCTTGGAGGAGGAGGTCGTCAGATTTCCGAAGGAACCGTTCAGGCTGCGGGAGCTGGAGGATGTCGAGGAGATCAAGCTGGGTTTCTATGAAGCCTCTGAACTTCCGTGGTACGAGAAGTACATGCTCGCCGCCTGTGTGAAATGTGGGAGGTGCACCGACTCCTGCCCCGCCAACCTGACGGGCAGGCCCCTCTCACCAAAGGACGTGGTTCAGGGATTGAAGGTCTCACTGCTGGGAGGCACTTACGAGCTGGCTGAGGACGCTGTCTGGTCATGCGTCTCCTGTGGAGCCTGTTCGACGGCCTGCCCGAATTATATAAGCCCGTTCATCTTCCTTATGGAGAGGAGGCGCTCTCTCGTGGCGGAGGGCAGGATAGACAAGAAGATGGGTGAGCTGCTGAACGGGCTGAGGAGATACCACAACTCCCTCTCCGTCCCGCAGAGGGGGAGGCTGAGCTGGATTGAGAGCGACGACGATCCCGACTATTACCTGTGGGTGGGCTGCCAGTACTCCTTCGATCCCGTGGGTAAGAGAATCGTTTCTAGGCTCGTAGACCTGCTGAGGAAGGTGGGCATCAGGATTGCGATCTTCGGGGAGATGGAGACCTGCTGCGGCGAGCCTGCTAGGAGGTTAGGAGAGGAGGGCATGTTCCAAGAGTTCGCCCTCGCCAATGCCGAGCTCTTCAAAGAGCTAGGAGTGAAGAGGCTCCTAGTTCTCTGCCCGCACGGCCTCACCGTGTTCAGGCACGAGTATCCCAAGGTAGTCGAGGACTGGGATGTGGAAGTGGTCTCGCATGTGGAGCTGCTGGCTAAGCTGGTGAGAGAGGGACAGTTGAAGGTAGGTCACAACAGGGAACTGACGTTCCACGATCCGTGCAACCTCTCCAGATTCAATGGGGTGGTGGAGGAGCCGAGGGAAATATTGAGGAGAGTAAATGGATTCAGAGAGATGGACAGACACGGCGCGAACACCTTCTGCTGTGGTGCGGGAGGCGCTAACTACTGGTACCAGACCGGGGAGGGGACCATGGCTAAGGAGAGGGTAAAAGAAGCCCTAGAAGCTGGGGCGAAGGCTGTGGTGGTGGCATGCCCGTTCTGCTACGCTATGCTCAACGATGCCTCCAAAGGGATGAACTTGGAGGGTTTTGAGGTCTTGGAGATCAGCGAGCTCTTGGAGTGAGTTTCCCTTCCCACAGTACTTCCCCTCTTTGTGCTCGATTTCAAATAGCCTCCCTTCGTGGGCTTGAGGGAAAAATTATGAGGGTAATCCGTAGGATTCTCCTCGAGGCTCAAGGTAGTGGAGGGGTTCAACCGACCCTACAGTTATATCTAATCCAGGTCCCGCGGATAGGTAATAGCAGATGCCTGCTGTGATTGTCGTGGGCATGCAGTTCGGTGACGAAAGCAAGGGTGCTGTGGTGGATTACTTAGCAGAGTGGGCCGATCTCGTCGTCAGGTACAACGGGGGTAGCAACGCGGGACACACGGTCGTGGCGGAGGGGCAGAAGTACAAACTTCACCTGATGCCCTCCAGCGTCGTAAGGAGTAAGAGAGGGGTCCTCGGCGCCGGAGTGGCCTTCGATCCGGAGGTATTCATACGGGAGCTCGAGGACCTCAGATCTAGGGGGAAGGGGGTCGATGTGCTAATATCCTTGAAGGCCACACTTCTCCTTCCCTATCACAAGGAACTTGACGCCGCGCTGGCTGGAGGTAAGCTTGGCACGACCAAGAGGGGGATAGGTCCGGCCTATCAAGACAAGATGGCCAGGGTCTCCGGACTGAAGGTCAGTGATCTGTTCAGCTCCAACTTCCCCAAAAGGCTGAGGGAGGTCCTCGAGATCAAAGAGGAGGAGTTGAGGAGAGCTGGGGTGCTCATGGGCGATCTGGACGAATATTACGAGCGGCTGATCGAAAGGGCCGAAGGCTGGAGGGAAGTATTGGAGCCGTTTGTTGGTGATGACCACTTGGAGGTCAACGCGGCCATAGCCGAGGGAAAGTTCGTCCTCTTCGAGGGAGCGCAGGGCACAATGCTGGATGTGGATCACGGCACCTATCCCTTCGTGACCTCCTCCAACGCGATCGCCGGTGGGGCGTGCACGGGGGTGGGGGTCAGTCCTCTCGCCATAGATGCTGTGGTTGGGGTCAGCAAGGCTTACACCACTAGGGTGGGAAAGGGTCCCTTTCCCACGGAGCTGGCTGGAGACCTAGCTAAGTACATCAGGGACAAGGGAGGAGAATACGGCACCACCACAGGAAGGCCACGCAGGGTAGGCTGGCTAGATTTGCCCATGCTGAGGTACTCGGCCCTGATCAACGGAATAGGCTACCTAGCCATAAGGAAAGTGGATGTCCTCTCGGGCCTCTACAAGGTGAAAGTGGCCGTGGCTTATGAGATAGATGGTGAGGAGTACCGGGTGGCTCCCCCTTACGTGGGAGCCCTTGAAAGGGCGAAGCCAGTGTACGAGGAGCTCGACGGTTGGAGGGTGGAGAATTGGGGCAAGCTCGTCAGAGAGGGCTGGGACTCCTTCCCTGAGGAGGTGAAGGCCTACGTGGAATTTGTGGAGAAAGAGGTGAACGCGAAAGCCGTCATGATTGGGGTCGGGCCAGAGAGGGAGATGACCGTCCCCACACCAGCGTTGGAGGACCTCCTCTCCATGTGACGGAGATGGCATAACCCCCATCAACTTATATAGTTAGAAGAAGGACCTAAGGAAGGGTTCCAATAGGGAACAAGCTCTTCGAGAGATCCTCTTTTCTGGACTCCCGGTTGATTCTCGCGTTAGACTTCCCATCTGGAGACTTGGATGAACTCCTTAATGGGCTGAGGGACTACGTAGTGGGCGTGAAGGTGGGTTTTCCCCTAGCACTGACCATAGGATGGGAGGGAATAGCGGAGCTAGCGAGTAGACACGAACATTACTACTGGATCGCAGATTTCAAGCTGGCAGATATACCTGATGTGGTCGAGCACATCCTAGACAGGTTCAGGGAGATGGGCATGGATGCCGCTATAATACACCTGTTCACAGGGCACAGGAGGTACGAGACTGGACTGGAACTGATCGGAGTGGCGGGCATGAGTCACCCCCAAGCTAAACTCATCAGGGAGAACTTCATTAAGCTGCTGGAGGAAGCGAAGCTACTCAACGTCATGGGTATCGTCGTCGGAGCTACTAGACCGGAGATGATCAGGGAGGCGAGGAGAAGGCTTCCCGACGTCCGGATCTTCTCCCCAGGTGTGGGATTCCAAGGTGCCAAGCCAGGATCTGCCTTGGAGGCCGGTGCGAACTTCGAGATAGTGGGCAGGTCCATTCTGAGGAACGAGGATCCTGTTAAGGCCGCGAGGAGTGTGGTGGAGGCTCAGAGGGTGATCCTTCATGGAAAGCGCTGAGTTAGGACTAATCCTCGTGAGTAAGGGCATGCTCAAGTTCGGAGACTTTCTGCTAACCTCGGGCCGGAGGAGCACCATCTACGTGGATCTGAGGCCTCTTCCTTCATTCCCGAAGGAGTTCAAAGCGATCTCAGAGGAGCTGGCTGGGAGGATAGGCGATGGTGGGATATGCGGGGTTGCGGTCGGGGGCCTACCTCTAGCCACAGCGGTGGCCCTGCTAACCTCCAAGCCCCTAATCTACATCAGGAAGGAGAGAAAGGAACACGGGACAATGAGCTGGATGGAAGGGGTGGTGAGCGAACGGGAGTACGTGGTGATAGACGATGTGGCGACCACCGGTGGGTCACTTAGGAGGGCCGTTGAGGCGGTCAGGGAGGCAGGAGCTGCAGTCAGGGAGGCCTGGGTCGTGGTGGACAGGCTTCAGGGTGCGAGAGAGTCCTTGGAAGAGTTGGACGTAGAGTTGAGGAGCATTGCTACCCTCCCCGATATAGTCAGGTCCGTTCTCCCGGATCTCTCCCCTGAGGAGAGGAAATATGCGGAGATCTACCTTGAAGAGGTGGGATATTGAGTTTTAGAGGGAAGGATGTTCTTTCCATACTGGATTTCACCCGTAATGATCTGGAGAGGTTGTTCAGAATAGCCTCCTCCAAGTTCGAGGGGGACGAGCTGAAGGGGAAGGTGGTGGCCCTAGCCTTCTTCGAACCCAGTACTAGGACGAGGCTCAGCTTCGAGACCGCTACCCTCAGGCTGGGGGGTGGGTACATAGGATTCGATGCCATTCAGGGCACCTCGATAGCTAAGGGGGAGACCTTCTCCGACACTATAAGGATGCTCGACGCGTACGCTGACGTGATAGTCGTGAGGCACGGTCTGGAGGGAGCTGCCAAGCTGGCTGCGGAGCTGGCCAAGGCCCCGGTAATAAACGCCGGGGACGGGTCGAAAAGGCATCCCACGCAGGCCATGATAGATCTTTACACGGTCTGGAGGGAGAAAAAAGGAATAGATAATCTGGTGTACGGAGTTTTGGGTGATCTCAGATACGGGAGGGCATCGAGCAGCTTCCTCAGAGCCCTGAACCTCTACTCACCTAAGAAGGTGTACCTGATAGCTCCTAAGA
This is a stretch of genomic DNA from Thermoproteota archaeon. It encodes these proteins:
- a CDS encoding NADP-dependent isocitrate dehydrogenase is translated as MVDILESPPEFKKLRLPEEGEKVTVKNGKLVVPDEPIIVYIEGDGIGPQIVSQARAVMDAAIEKAYGGKRRIVWWEAYAGEKAMELYGELLPEDTVLAIRYTVLALKGPLTTPVGTGFRSLNVALRKKLDLYANIRPVQYFGQPAPHCHADKVDFVIFRENTEDLYAGIEWTYDSPEAEKLRNFLKEELGVEIRRDAGIGIKPISIFGTKRLMRKAMRYAIENGRGPVTIMHKGNIMKYTEGAFRNWAYEVATEEFREYVVTEQELWEQYNGEMPEGKILVNDRIADNMLQQIITRPWDYDIIVAPNVNGDYISDEANALVGGIGMAAGMNAGDYMALAEPVHGTAPKYAGKDVANPTAEILSGCLLLEYMGWKEASALIKNAIKKAIAEKKVTQDLARHMPGVQPLKASEYTKVLIDNIRGS
- a CDS encoding FAD-binding oxidoreductase gives rise to the protein MEADVLVVGAGILGLATAYHVLSRDPEVNVLIVDRMGDVGQGATAKSAAGFRAGLFTSSTNRLLSDTSVDFYLYVQREEDYDLGMELVGYLILRSKEQFEEIADVAHALEKKGTLKIYRRAELKKVLEMNYEFDGDEEAEILGVKNVDYGLFGVKCGYIDADKLAYYYRDKIREMGGNFQFNTKVERIIVEPEIKLGIPREPRAWQKVRFAGVETNKGIMTAKKLVIAAGGWTHLLLDPLGIDCISKPKKRQIFTFRPRTEAQKALLNTKGFNEEGILPFTFLPTGHYIRADRRDGTFWFGFSDEIRPFAPDEEPEENYYYDNIYPIMVKYFPQLEGARVDNMWAGLYMLNSVDHNPVVFRRSNMVVATGASGSGILKGDAIGRIAAALLYGETYADLYGGEKIPTNKLEVVGRSLETESFVF
- a CDS encoding heterodisulfide reductase-related iron-sulfur binding cluster yields the protein MRESFPLLPSWTPVVMYSILVPFALIFLYGLWRISRKFELVRALKELDLRKLRRGLIRILSQKRVLERGRGFFHALLFAGTLVLFLGTLTVFLETDILEHLGVRILFDGTYSAFELIMDSFGILFLIGALSFFPTRDREGKVLLLGLLYIGVTGFFLESTRIYAQPNAASHYSLVGSLLSGTVGPLIPPSYTGLWWSHALLAFSMVAYLPYSNLLHSLTALLTSSLEEEVVRFPKEPFRLRELEDVEEIKLGFYEASELPWYEKYMLAACVKCGRCTDSCPANLTGRPLSPKDVVQGLKVSLLGGTYELAEDAVWSCVSCGACSTACPNYISPFIFLMERRRSLVAEGRIDKKMGELLNGLRRYHNSLSVPQRGRLSWIESDDDPDYYLWVGCQYSFDPVGKRIVSRLVDLLRKVGIRIAIFGEMETCCGEPARRLGEEGMFQEFALANAELFKELGVKRLLVLCPHGLTVFRHEYPKVVEDWDVEVVSHVELLAKLVREGQLKVGHNRELTFHDPCNLSRFNGVVEEPREILRRVNGFREMDRHGANTFCCGAGGANYWYQTGEGTMAKERVKEALEAGAKAVVVACPFCYAMLNDASKGMNLEGFEVLEISELLE
- a CDS encoding adenylosuccinate synthase, which translates into the protein MPAVIVVGMQFGDESKGAVVDYLAEWADLVVRYNGGSNAGHTVVAEGQKYKLHLMPSSVVRSKRGVLGAGVAFDPEVFIRELEDLRSRGKGVDVLISLKATLLLPYHKELDAALAGGKLGTTKRGIGPAYQDKMARVSGLKVSDLFSSNFPKRLREVLEIKEEELRRAGVLMGDLDEYYERLIERAEGWREVLEPFVGDDHLEVNAAIAEGKFVLFEGAQGTMLDVDHGTYPFVTSSNAIAGGACTGVGVSPLAIDAVVGVSKAYTTRVGKGPFPTELAGDLAKYIRDKGGEYGTTTGRPRRVGWLDLPMLRYSALINGIGYLAIRKVDVLSGLYKVKVAVAYEIDGEEYRVAPPYVGALERAKPVYEELDGWRVENWGKLVREGWDSFPEEVKAYVEFVEKEVNAKAVMIGVGPEREMTVPTPALEDLLSM
- a CDS encoding orotidine 5'-phosphate decarboxylase — protein: MILALDFPSGDLDELLNGLRDYVVGVKVGFPLALTIGWEGIAELASRHEHYYWIADFKLADIPDVVEHILDRFREMGMDAAIIHLFTGHRRYETGLELIGVAGMSHPQAKLIRENFIKLLEEAKLLNVMGIVVGATRPEMIREARRRLPDVRIFSPGVGFQGAKPGSALEAGANFEIVGRSILRNEDPVKAARSVVEAQRVILHGKR
- the pyrE gene encoding orotate phosphoribosyltransferase, which translates into the protein MESAELGLILVSKGMLKFGDFLLTSGRRSTIYVDLRPLPSFPKEFKAISEELAGRIGDGGICGVAVGGLPLATAVALLTSKPLIYIRKERKEHGTMSWMEGVVSEREYVVIDDVATTGGSLRRAVEAVREAGAAVREAWVVVDRLQGARESLEELDVELRSIATLPDIVRSVLPDLSPEERKYAEIYLEEVGY
- the pyrB gene encoding aspartate carbamoyltransferase, producing the protein MSFRGKDVLSILDFTRNDLERLFRIASSKFEGDELKGKVVALAFFEPSTRTRLSFETATLRLGGGYIGFDAIQGTSIAKGETFSDTIRMLDAYADVIVVRHGLEGAAKLAAELAKAPVINAGDGSKRHPTQAMIDLYTVWREKKGIDNLVYGVLGDLRYGRASSSFLRALNLYSPKKVYLIAPKSLRPKEELLDTLKIPWEFSNLEEVLPELDVLYVTRIQKERFPDPAEYERVKGSYRIDAALLKNAKEDMIILHPLPRVDEIALDVDSTPHALYFKQAAYGVPIRMALLREVVP